A DNA window from Barnesiella intestinihominis YIT 11860 contains the following coding sequences:
- a CDS encoding PCMD domain-containing protein, translating to MKRNYIHIIYSLLCTLLLSACIKNDIPYPRIKAQILGISADGQIGTAAIDNDKRMVTMELSDTVDLRRVHIETLDLTEGAVSDLPSDSIIDLSKSYTLTLSIYQDYTWTINATQNIERSFRVEGQIGAPVFDAHNHRAIAYVNKDIDLANIKITELVLGPQGITSYSPEKEKLTDFSLGYQKVIIVYHGIMEEWTLYIVPSESEISTDGVDAWTNVAWLHGSGKEDAENGFEIKEATAGTWEKVPDEYVTHDKGSFTARMIHLKANTTYVCRAVSGDLTGNEITFTTGSAAELPNGSFDDWNKVGKVWNPWAEGSENFWDTGNKGATTLGDSNTQPTDDTWSGTGQAAKLATKFVGIGSIGKLAAGNMYTGNYLRTEGTNGVLNFGKQFTQRPTRLKGYFKYTSVEINKSNDEMKYLIGQPDTCQIFIALGDWSEPVEIRTKPSDRKLFDKNDPHIIAYADMYSGKSVTEYTPFTLELEYRDTDRIPTYIVVVASASKYGDYFTGGDGSVLFLDDFTLEYDY from the coding sequence ATGAAACGAAACTATATACACATCATATACTCTCTTTTATGTACACTCCTCTTATCGGCTTGTATTAAGAACGATATTCCCTACCCTCGCATCAAAGCGCAGATATTAGGGATCTCCGCCGACGGACAAATCGGTACAGCCGCTATCGACAACGACAAACGCATGGTAACGATGGAATTGTCCGATACGGTCGATTTGCGACGAGTACATATCGAAACCCTCGATCTCACCGAAGGAGCCGTATCCGATCTTCCTTCCGATTCGATTATCGACCTCTCCAAAAGTTACACGTTGACACTCTCCATCTATCAAGACTACACATGGACGATAAATGCCACCCAAAATATCGAAAGAAGTTTCAGAGTAGAGGGACAAATAGGAGCACCGGTATTCGATGCCCATAATCACAGAGCCATTGCCTATGTCAATAAAGACATCGATTTAGCGAACATAAAAATCACCGAGCTCGTTTTAGGCCCTCAGGGAATAACCTCATATTCTCCCGAAAAAGAAAAACTCACCGATTTCTCTTTGGGATACCAAAAAGTCATTATCGTATACCACGGTATTATGGAAGAATGGACCCTATATATCGTACCATCTGAATCCGAAATATCTACCGACGGGGTCGATGCTTGGACGAATGTTGCTTGGCTGCACGGTAGCGGAAAAGAAGATGCCGAAAATGGATTCGAAATAAAAGAAGCGACAGCCGGCACATGGGAAAAAGTCCCCGACGAATACGTCACACACGATAAGGGAAGTTTCACCGCTCGCATGATACATTTGAAAGCCAACACGACCTATGTATGCCGAGCCGTATCTGGTGACTTGACAGGGAACGAAATAACATTTACGACCGGAAGCGCAGCCGAACTTCCCAACGGAAGTTTCGACGATTGGAACAAAGTAGGAAAAGTCTGGAATCCATGGGCCGAAGGAAGCGAAAACTTCTGGGATACAGGCAATAAAGGAGCCACTACATTGGGTGACAGCAATACACAACCCACCGACGACACTTGGTCGGGAACCGGACAAGCGGCTAAATTAGCGACCAAGTTCGTAGGAATAGGTTCCATCGGGAAACTGGCTGCCGGGAATATGTACACGGGAAATTACCTCCGTACAGAAGGAACCAACGGAGTGCTCAACTTCGGAAAACAATTTACCCAACGCCCCACACGGCTAAAAGGATATTTCAAATACACCTCGGTCGAGATAAACAAATCGAACGACGAGATGAAATATCTTATCGGACAACCCGATACCTGCCAAATCTTCATAGCACTCGGGGATTGGAGCGAACCGGTCGAGATACGCACAAAACCAAGTGACCGCAAACTATTCGATAAAAACGATCCGCATATTATCGCTTATGCCGATATGTACAGCGGAAAATCCGTAACCGAATACACACCGTTCACTCTTGAACTCGAATATCGAGATACCGACCGGATTCCCACCTATATCGTAGTAGTAGCATCAGCTAGTAAATATGGCGACTATTTCACCGGGGGTGACGGTAGCGTACTCTTCTTAGACGATTTCACGCTCGAATACGATTACTGA
- a CDS encoding PCMD domain-containing protein, which translates to MKRYIKTYFTCGLLLVGLLSACKEEDMTLGEGSVRLNVKVSDEVAVVSRAIDPGIYASMQTRIYSSKGLIRYYDRENLMPDILNLASGQYHVFVIAGDSVPAAFDTPYYTGSADFAVQSGETTSAEVKCTIANTLATVAFSPELANVVTDYKVKIFTTTGELSFTESTVDSVGYYMLNGKDRSLAWSFEGKKTDGKNYTQSGVVENVVKATKYAFTFSYNADNAATGGTFIDVKVNESTVDSTHNVVITQRPQIVGDKFDITQPLYYETNSGKEAAIWVNAATKLKNVKLSCEKFPSLGLSADSIDFLSAPEGIITEFQVKGIGAKHIYQEDKDLSNAKITLSENFVKSLPDGEYIFTIKAVDTNEKENTQVLTIVVSDAIVVTEAPARSGIWAKKATLSGTLVKETSETLSFQYRKSGSQEWISVPAVLSGTSISAEVTQLEPGTTYEYQAVAGTQASVKTITFTTEEATKLPNSSFEDWHTPDKAMVIYPQGGEMFWDSGNHGSATMNKNVTTPDETYKHSGKYSVKLQSQFVGVMGIGKFAAGNLFTGQFIGRDGTNGILDFGRTFTSRPSKLRGYIKYTPGTVDYSETDALTNGATDIGSVYIALGDWDAPVRITTKDKNLFDKNDEKIIAYGEWDLTTQTQGEDGGLLEFEIPIDYRSLTRIPNYIVIVASASKYGDYFTGSTGSTMWLDDLELIYE; encoded by the coding sequence ATGAAACGCTATATAAAAACATACTTTACTTGCGGACTGCTCCTTGTAGGACTGCTATCGGCTTGTAAAGAAGAAGACATGACCCTCGGCGAAGGATCGGTACGGTTGAACGTAAAAGTTTCCGACGAGGTGGCTGTCGTTTCCCGTGCTATCGACCCGGGCATATACGCCTCCATGCAAACCCGCATATACAGCAGTAAAGGGCTCATTCGTTATTACGATAGAGAAAATCTCATGCCCGACATACTGAACTTGGCAAGCGGACAGTATCATGTCTTTGTAATAGCCGGAGATTCTGTCCCGGCAGCATTCGATACCCCCTATTATACAGGATCGGCCGACTTCGCCGTCCAAAGCGGAGAAACTACCTCGGCCGAAGTAAAATGTACTATTGCAAATACGTTGGCGACGGTTGCGTTCTCGCCCGAGTTAGCAAACGTCGTAACCGACTATAAAGTAAAAATATTTACTACTACCGGCGAGCTCTCATTTACAGAATCTACCGTAGATTCCGTAGGATACTATATGCTCAACGGGAAAGACCGCAGCTTGGCATGGAGTTTCGAAGGGAAAAAAACAGACGGTAAAAACTATACCCAATCGGGGGTTGTCGAAAACGTAGTTAAAGCGACGAAATACGCATTCACATTCAGCTATAACGCCGACAACGCAGCGACCGGAGGTACATTCATCGACGTCAAAGTAAATGAATCGACCGTAGACTCCACCCATAATGTAGTGATTACACAACGTCCGCAAATTGTCGGAGACAAATTCGATATAACCCAACCGCTTTATTACGAAACGAACAGCGGAAAAGAAGCTGCGATTTGGGTGAATGCCGCGACCAAATTGAAAAATGTAAAACTTTCTTGTGAAAAATTCCCCTCCTTAGGACTCTCGGCCGATTCCATCGATTTCCTGTCGGCCCCCGAAGGCATCATCACGGAATTTCAAGTCAAAGGCATCGGAGCAAAACACATCTATCAGGAAGATAAAGACCTTTCGAACGCAAAAATCACTCTGTCCGAGAACTTTGTAAAATCGCTCCCCGATGGAGAATATATCTTCACAATAAAAGCCGTCGATACAAATGAAAAAGAAAATACACAGGTTTTGACGATAGTCGTATCCGATGCCATAGTCGTTACGGAAGCCCCGGCAAGATCCGGTATCTGGGCAAAGAAAGCCACGCTATCAGGGACTTTGGTAAAAGAAACATCGGAAACTCTCTCTTTCCAATATCGCAAATCCGGTTCGCAAGAATGGATATCCGTTCCTGCCGTCCTGTCGGGAACAAGTATATCTGCCGAGGTAACGCAACTCGAACCGGGAACGACATACGAATATCAAGCCGTTGCAGGAACACAAGCCTCGGTAAAAACAATAACGTTCACTACCGAAGAAGCGACGAAACTGCCCAACAGCAGTTTCGAAGATTGGCATACCCCGGACAAAGCAATGGTAATATACCCGCAAGGAGGGGAAATGTTTTGGGATAGCGGGAACCACGGTTCTGCGACGATGAATAAAAACGTGACTACACCCGACGAGACCTACAAACACAGCGGTAAATACTCTGTTAAATTACAATCTCAATTCGTTGGTGTCATGGGTATTGGCAAATTTGCTGCCGGAAACTTGTTCACCGGACAGTTTATCGGACGAGACGGTACGAACGGTATCCTCGATTTCGGACGAACATTTACCTCGCGACCGTCCAAACTTCGCGGATACATTAAATACACGCCGGGAACCGTAGACTATTCCGAAACTGATGCACTTACAAATGGCGCAACGGATATAGGCAGTGTCTATATCGCACTTGGAGACTGGGATGCTCCGGTACGTATCACGACAAAAGATAAAAACCTGTTCGATAAAAACGACGAAAAAATAATTGCCTATGGCGAATGGGATTTAACAACCCAAACACAGGGAGAAGACGGCGGACTTCTGGAATTCGAAATTCCTATCGATTACCGTTCTCTCACCCGTATTCCCAACTACATTGTAATCGTGGCCTCTGCCAGCAAATACGGAGACTACTTTACAGGTAGCACGGGTAGTACCATGTGGCTCGACGATTTAGAATTGATTTATGAATAA
- a CDS encoding DUF4493 domain-containing protein produces the protein MKKIFYIALTIVLGLAGTSCDREKLTYDSEPGEISGKTGTLDLSSFDAIPNNDIKETEKKPISRAVDTGGFTVQIFRADNGSETLEKNWKYSETPEIVTLNIGNYNLKVFSHEVQPAEWEKPYYYADKTFSIEENRVTQIDTLVCTLQNIKVSVSYSEDLKTLMGEDCKVSVTVGEGALDFMKEESRAGYFRSDKESNLLIATFSGTIDGYEEVNRIQVDNVKAGEWRKIHYDIKRPEPGSETGGVTPSVTLDASCQIIDHLGNVTIDEEVIVDPNPIDPGTKPDPGPDPEPTDAPKITSATVKLGTPVTVTEGLQVIVDITSSDKNGLTGLVVDIESPTLTPDELAGMGLASHLDLVNPGDLKTAIEGLGFPTGSNVLNQSKVTFDISDFMPLLGLLGAGTHNFIIKATDAQGTTTETLILVTE, from the coding sequence ATGAAAAAGATATTCTACATAGCTCTGACCATAGTCTTGGGACTGGCAGGCACATCTTGCGACCGCGAGAAACTCACCTACGACTCCGAACCCGGGGAAATTTCAGGGAAAACCGGAACTCTCGATCTTTCTTCTTTCGATGCCATACCCAATAACGACATAAAAGAAACCGAGAAAAAACCGATAAGCCGGGCTGTCGACACAGGCGGTTTTACAGTACAGATATTCCGCGCGGACAATGGTAGCGAAACCCTCGAAAAAAATTGGAAATACAGCGAAACCCCCGAAATAGTTACACTAAACATCGGTAATTATAATTTAAAAGTATTTTCCCACGAGGTTCAACCCGCCGAATGGGAAAAGCCCTATTACTATGCAGATAAAACTTTTTCTATCGAAGAAAACAGAGTGACACAAATCGATACGCTCGTATGTACCCTCCAAAATATAAAAGTCTCGGTCTCCTACTCCGAGGATTTAAAAACACTGATGGGCGAAGATTGCAAAGTATCGGTTACCGTTGGAGAAGGAGCTCTCGATTTTATGAAAGAAGAATCTCGTGCCGGTTATTTCCGTTCCGACAAAGAGAGCAATCTGCTCATCGCGACCTTCTCCGGTACGATCGACGGCTATGAAGAGGTCAATCGCATACAGGTAGACAACGTAAAAGCCGGCGAATGGCGTAAAATACACTACGATATCAAACGACCCGAACCGGGAAGCGAGACAGGAGGCGTCACACCGTCGGTTACACTCGACGCCTCGTGCCAAATCATCGACCATCTCGGGAATGTCACGATAGACGAAGAAGTCATTGTCGACCCCAACCCTATCGATCCCGGCACCAAACCCGATCCGGGTCCGGACCCCGAGCCCACCGATGCCCCGAAAATTACAAGCGCGACCGTAAAACTTGGAACTCCGGTCACTGTAACCGAGGGATTACAAGTAATCGTAGATATTACAAGCTCCGATAAGAACGGACTTACAGGACTTGTAGTCGATATAGAATCGCCGACATTGACTCCCGACGAACTTGCAGGTATGGGATTGGCCTCGCATCTCGATTTGGTAAATCCGGGCGACTTGAAAACAGCCATAGAAGGATTGGGATTCCCCACTGGCTCGAACGTCTTGAACCAATCGAAAGTAACCTTCGACATCAGCGACTTTATGCCGTTATTAGGATTATTGGGCGCAGGGACTCACAACTTTATCATAAAGGCTACCGACGCGCAAGGAACGACAACAGAAACATTAATACTCGTAACAGAATAA